tgatCCTATTGCCAAAATATTTTAGTCATACCTGAAAAATAGGTCTACAAAAGGTCTTGCATAAGTTGTGTTGCACAACTGAATGAAGGCCTTAACCCAACTAACACAGATTTACATTCTGCCCCatgtattattttgtgaattttgttacatacagatggctccacatgtgctcagctgacAAGGAGTCTATCTGTAGGCCCTAGTTCCCccattcctcattccttgaataggcagaaaatgtgtttttctaatgcaaatgatatcgatactgttattattgttattgatcttatgattatttaattgttattttaatcttggtaacatttaagacaatggtaTAATAgagaagaccctttccaaaagtcaaggaaaatggtaaacaagtgagttaggtaggactaataactgactcctgtggtgattaagcacttgtagaccCATCGATGAGTAAATCAAATGTATAAACTTAtactacagtgggcatggcatgtattcttgccatctgtgccgACTGCATTAAAATAGTTCTTAaatttttctgttctttcctttttctttcttcagttaGGTTATCCTCTCACATTTTCATTTCCATACTAGGTTAGCTGAATTCAGTACTTACATAATATGTTCTTTGATTTTGGGACCATTCCATTTTCGTGCAGTTCCTTTGGGAGGCGAACATCAATCAGCGTCACACCATCTTTATCAAGCTCTTTTTTCAGCTCAGCAAAGTCAATATCTGTAAAACCAGAAGTAGGAAAGAAATATGGATTTTAAACATGAACAAAACCTAAATGATGGAATGTAAGtctgggggaaaaagaaagaaaggaaggaaggaagaaagaaagaaaaaaattgtgcaCTAGTCAGTTACAGGACCCCATTGGTCTTCATAAATGCTCTTCTATGCTGACATATTTTAAGCACAACTACACATGCAGTTTCTTGGATGTAATACTGAGCTGCCTATAAGTACAGTCAACCTCATACCCCTTGAACACTGTTAGTAACTGTGATATGTCTACACATTTCATGGAAAGATCTGAACCAGACAATAAGCAAAGAGTATtcttaagagtaagaataagaggaagaagaagcagatgaagaagacaatgaaaaagaagcagaagaggaagacaatgaagatgataaactcCTTCTTCTCCCAATGGTTCAAAGTCTAGTTTTACAATAGGTCAACATCATAATTTTTTATGGCAAATCTGGACAAATACCAACCCTGATTTTCATGGCTGGCATTCaattccatttatctatcactaACTACTGCTCACACTGCCTTATTACAAGAAGCTTTGATAAACTCAGGAGCTAACCTAATTTGAACATAGAACTTGGACTAAATTTCCTCTTAAATAACATATTGCAATCTAACTCCTTCATGAAAAAATATCTGTATAGCATTTCCTTGTCTTTATTACATATTTACTActttattacatattacatattcattaaaCTTACCATTTGGAAGAGAAGGTAATGACGAGAACCTGTATGAAGACTGCAAACTGATTTTATTCATACATCTCACTTGTCCTTGAATCATAAGGGGTATGCGTGCAAGTCGATTCATTTCTGAAAGAATATAATCATATCCATCAGTTTGAGTATTAATATTGGACCTACTAATAACATTTTAGGTAAAATACCCAGGTTAAGTATGTGAGAAACTGATGAACTGGTTTCAAAGCGATGTGTTTTTACATACTCTATAAGGAATACTGGATAAAGTAAGAAGCAATGGCAGACTAAATTAAGTTTCCATATTGAGTAAGGTATATTCCTTACATATTTTCATCTACAAGTTGAACTTCACTAGTCTGAGGTCATGTCAGACAGTGCCCATCAAGGAAACTTTGTTACAATATCATGTTCTAACTTACATGTTTTCACAGGGGGCACTGATCATTAATGGCAAATGCCCATCAGACCTGAATTGGTAATACTGCCACTGAAGCAAGAGATCCACCCTCAGGCATGTCTGATTGAGTGGGTGAGCCTTATATTCCATGATCCAGCAGATGCAAGACAgtgattcttcttttctctttctactaaTCTACTAAAAAATAACCATGCAAATACTTAATCCTCTACTTGTGTGGAGCTTGAAATCACAGTAAATAACATATCTCATGCACTAATTTTCTGAAGCTGCATTAAAGAAATGAAACATTAAACATACTAATCACTAGTTGATGAAAATTAAAGAACTAGAATGTATATGCATTGATAATTGCTGAAACTACTTCAAAGCAATATAAAATAGTCATCATTGTCTATTATCAACATGTTGATTAAAGGAGTTAAATGTTCAGAGTTTTGTTCTTGTAATTATCTTGGCTGTCTTCTTTCCAAATATACAAAAACTTCTATAATCTATGAAGGAAATTCTACAacagcaaagtttttttttcaatatcatataACTTTCTTGTAATCAACATGCAAAGGAAATGCCATTGATAAAAGGTATCTCCAATTTTGTCATTCTGAAAAACTGAACTTACTCCCATTTTTCCTTGATGGGAATGTAAATTTTAGTGCCATATGGGTATAGGAAACTGAATTAACTCCTAATTTTCATTGGTGGtgaccccctcctcttttcctttaaaaTATAGTAATTCTATACCTGTTCCATGAACTAATACtgtccagagagaaagagagaagaaataacttACAGCACAAGTGACAAATCACACAAATGAAAATAAGTTAAAGTTCATATACAAATTTTGTTTTACTCTGGAATCTTCCAGCACTCATAAATATTGCTCATTTGGGAATCCCTACTTTTGAATCTCGTGTCAATTACAATACTGCCATTGTCAAGTAATCACAATGGCCCCTGTACTAAGGCAAAAACCAACAAGTCTGCTATTTCCATTCTGAGAGAATTTAGCTGAGACTGTTGTTGGTATTTGTTACTGAGAGTGATGCCCCCTTCAGAGAGGAAGacccaaaaccagggtatcatgcgaACCTAAAAGTCCAGACctaacctttccttccttctatttattccctagatagggggggggggatcccctGTTCCAATCTCTTTATTAGAACTTGATCTCAAAGAGACATTAAGAActttggctgtgtgagggtgcTGTGCGGCGATATGCAaaggatatttttgtcatttatcaGTAAATATGAAGCTGTAGCAACTATACAGGCACTGTTTTTgactctatttcttatgctctataagatggcagtgtccacttccctctatctctgtgtgttgcTCTCGATAACATTGACCTTCTTCATTTGAAGACTGGGAATGTTCAAAATAGGGTCAGGCACACCCACAAAGAACAAGGTATTGGCCTCAAAGAACATCTAATACACCATTATTAGTTATGAGAAAATATTCTGAAAAACCAAAGGCAATGGCCTGTTCAcatttaataaatattttcaagTTCTCTTTCGCCAAATGCACGTGAATGATGATGGCCTTTGCTGGAGCACGAACAATGGAAGCCACAGGCACGCTTTTGCAGTACTAATATGAACAATTAccgaaaatcaaaataaatacaaacaataccATACCACTTCTCATACAATAAATAAAGTCACATACAATAAACAGAAAGTCTCAGTAAATAAACTATCTCAATCTACCTCCTCTATTAAGGCCACAACCATTATCTTATTAACAAAACAGCAATATCTAATACCCATCCATGCCAAAGCCCAATCTTATCAATCAAGAACCAACACACAAGCAATTAAATCCTCAAATCATGAAAAACACCTCCATCACTGATAAACAAACTTTGGAAAACTTCACGAACTTAATTAAACAAATCACACCTTCTTTACCTTAAAGCAGCACCAACACTAACTTACCCAAGGCCAGCAACCACTAACTTCACCAACCAATAAACACCAGAATCCTTTAAAACTCGCAAAAGTCCTTAAATTAAGTCTTAAAATACCTCAAGGTGACCAACAGACCGCCGGAGACTTTGAACTTAAGTTATGCATTGGTCTTGAACTAAGTAAATCCTATAACAACATTTATTTAAGAGAAATTATCGGTTAGGTGTGGTTTCActgttattttaatgttttaatgttaAAGTATATTTGTTTAGTGACTGgatattattttgaatatatatgtctgaCGAACAATTTCCCTTGCGATGTTATTATCTATTTGTAACTTAACTATCTATTTGGTGTGTCTGTCGGCCTGTCATTCATCATATTGcttatgtttgtctatctgatcATCTGCATGCTATTTATTTCTCCATTAAcatataacaaaaacagaaaaaaaatcttacataataatagtaataaagttacCCCAATAATTACTATTTTCTATGGAACTGATTATTTTacataaaaaacgaaaattattGATGGGAAACTACTGGTTATTATTGGTTAATCGGTCTAACAATATTTACGAttacttctataaaaaaaatacgcGCATACGGGtatacgagtgagtgagtgagtgattgtgtgtgtgtgtgtgtgtgtgtgtgtgtgtgtgtgtgtgtgtgtgtgtgtgtgtgtgtgtgtgtgtgtgtgtgtgtgtgtgtgtgtgtgtgtgtatttatatacaaacataaatatatacacacatatttgtatatatatatgtatatatggttatatataatttaatataacatatatatataaatatacatatatatatatatgtatatatatgtatatataaaactttaacagacacacagacacacacacacacacacacacacacacacacacacacacacacacacacacacacacacacacacacacacacacacagatatgatatatatatgtatatatataaacatatatatatgtatatataaacatatatgtatgtatgtatgtatgtatgtatgtatgtatgtatgtatgtatgtatgtatgtatgtatgtatatatatatatatatatatgtgtgtgtgtgtgtgtgtgtgtgtgtgtgtgtgtgtgtgtgtgtgtgtgtgtgtgtgtatttatatacaaacataaatatatatatatatatacatatatgtatatatatatgtatatatggttatatatatatgtatatataaaactttaacagacacacacacacacagacacatacacagacacacacacacacacacacacacacacacacacacacacacacagatatgttatatatatgtatatataaacatatatatatgtatatataaacatatatacgtgtatatatgtatgtatgtatgtatgtatgtctgtatgtatgtatgtatgtatgtatgtatgtatgtatctatatatatatatttgtgtgtgtgtgtgtgtgtgtgtgtgtgtgtgtgtgtgtgtgtgtgtgtgtgtgtgtgtgtgtgtgtgtgtgtgtgtgtgtgtgtgtgtgtatttatataaaaaacataaatatatatatatacatatatgtatatatatgtatatatggttatatatgtatatatgtatatatatgtatatataaaactttaacagacacacagacacacacacacacacacacacacacacacacacacacacacacacacacacacacacacacacacacacacacacacacacagacacacagacacacacacacacacacacacacacacacatatatatatatatatatatatatatatatatatgtatatatgtatatatatatatatatatatatatatatatatatatatatatatatatatatatatatgtatgtgtgtgtaggtgtaaaagttttacacacacacacacacacccacacccacacacacacacacacacatctatatatatatatatatatatatatatatacatatatataaacatatattaatgtatgtatgtatatatatgaatgcatacatacatatatatataaatttctatacatataaatacatatatatatacacatatacatagatataaataaatatatttatattcatatatatgtatatatatatgtatatgtatatgtatatatatatatatatatatatatgtgtgtgtgtgtgtgtgtgtgtgtgtgtgtgtgtgtgtgtgtgtgtgtgtgtgtgtgtgtgtgtgtatgtatacatatgtatgtatatatacatatatagacatgcataagaATTGCTCTGGTTGGCAAAACAGTGAAATTTCTAAGTAAGGCATGTATAGATGCatctacatttatgtgtatataccaagaacacatgcatgtatatataaagagaaaagtaaaagccCTTGTGTGTGTTACCTTTGCCTGCCCTTTTTGGCCTCCCTCCGCCTGTTCTTCTCGACGCGCCAGTCATCCCTCCATACCCTTGACCTCTCACCTTATCTTGCCTATTCATTTCCCCATTTACACGTGTGCTCATTATGCAGTACATACCGCCAGATGTTTCAATGAAAAAAGTCCCAAATTCATGTAAGATGAAGCAATATCAAGTGTTGAAGTTCCCAGGGCTATCGggtcttcgtttttctctcttcgttcatACTTTTCTTGGCATTTTCTCGTGTCTCTGGCTGAAGATGAGACGTCGAGGCTTGCTAGCGTTGCTCCTCGTCTTGATTCGCGGTGGGTGGTGAAATATTATCCTTATAGGATTTTTACATCAAAGTAATATTTATGTTCTCAATGGCTCTGTGGGTTTAGGAGCACGAGTAATGAGCTAGTTCGAAAGTTCGAGCCCTTCTGTTGCCGCGAGTGATTAAGATCGCAACTATTCCTAGCACACAGGTGGAGGGCGCGACACCTATGGAATCTTCAGGTTGATCTTATTTAATTATCTAGGCATCATGTAGTTTTATGATTCATTTGCGAGACATTACCTGCCCGTTCTTCGTTTTAAGTGGATCAAGCTTGTTTCTTAATACTCATCTTTTGACTTTATCTGCGAAACACTTACAGGGAAAacgcagagaaaagaaaacacactatatacctatctgtatatgtataggagAGTTTTATCTCATGAGTTATCACTCTGGGTTACAAGCCCATCGACCCGCATTCCTCTATTAGTTATATTACGACCTCTTCGTTTTTCAATATTTTGTTTCAAATAAATGAGCAGTTTGTAAGAGACATATTTAGTCTACTTAGCTTCCTTTTAAATATTAAGAAGGCATAGACATTCAGAATGAGTAAGTTTATATAAAATTGAAAGTCAACATCAGACGCTCGCTGAGTCACAAGATTTTCCTTCCGCGTCTCAGGGTTCGCCGCCGCCGAGGAGCCGTCGCTGCCCTGCGTTCCGCGCGACTTCGACTTCGGttctgtggtgtgcgtgtgcaacGCCACCTACTGCGACACACTCCCGCCCCCCGCCCTGCCCGCCGTCGGGGAGGCGCTCGTGTTCACGTCGGACATCGAGGGCGCCAGGTTCCTTCGGACGCAGCTCTCCTTCTCAGACAGTCAGAATGGTGAGTCATATCTGTCATTCGAATGAATCTCGCATATGGTGCCTCGAACTGATATACGTGGATTATTTTCGCCGTGAGGAAGCGAGTGACTCCTGCCTTCCAGGCACGGGAGGCGACGTCGCCCGCTTCGCGCTGGAGTCGACGGCCTTCCAGACGGTGGTTGGCTGGGGAGGAGCCTTCACGGACGCCGCCGCCAGGAACATCCTCGACCTGTCACCGGACGCGCAGGACCGACTCCTCAGGTGCTGATAGGACTCCTTAtgttttttacctctctctctttcccgcaaAAGCAAGATGTGCGCGGCATCGGAGAGTTGAGACCACATGCATGCTGTCCCAGTGGTCTTTTATACCGTCTTTACCATAATTTTCTTTCAATAGCGTGATTTTTTAAACTGATATAATTTTTTGACTCCATTCTTACtatcatgatattatcattactctgcACCAATTTCTCACATCTTAGAAAAGATAAGTTACTGTGTTTATGTTACTTTTAGCTAggaatttgtttattattctagTAACAAAAGAGACTCCATTATATTTAGTATTTTCATCAATGCTAGATGAATAATAGACTTTTATTTATAACATTACCTTCCCGCAACATATACACTCGTTAAGTgcactttattttttaaatttttcttgtgTCTACGAAAAcctggcagtgtccatttcctctCACACCAGACAAACTTTCTCAGTCGGAACTTGATGAACTTTAATGACTATACTCACGTTAAGTCTATCTACCTTTTCACAACTTCAGTCTCGCTGATAGCCCTCCAAAGTCCACCGTCAGTAGCTCTTTCTTCAAAACTTATTTTCACTTCGCCACCCTGACAGACCTACCATTTCCTAACTCCATCGCCTCCGGTCTCCCTGATAGACAACTTACCTCCACTTCGCTTCCTCTTATAGACCTATCATTCCctgacttatttttattttgatcccCCTAGATAGGCCTTCATTTCCCGACTTACACTCACCCTCAGTCTCGTGCCTTCCACCCGCCAGCTCCTACTTCTCGGCGTCGGGTCTCGAGTACAACCTCGGCCGCGTGAACATGGGCGGCTGCGACTTCTCGTGGCGCACGTACACCTACGCCGACGCGGAGGGGGACGTGGAGCTCAGCACCTTCGCCCTGCAGCCGGAGGACACGGACTACAAGGTGGGGACTGGGCtgtgaacgcacgcacgcacacacacacacatatatatacatttgagatGTTAACTACATCCACCTGTATTATGCATATCAGTGACTTCTTTGGTCAGATTCCGGTGATCAAGCGGGCGGAGGCGCTGGCCGGGCGGCCCCTGAAGCTGTTCGCGTCGCCGTGGACGGCGCCCAAGTGGATGAAGACCAACAACGACTACGTGGGCTACGGCCAGCTGCGCCAGGACATGTATCAGCCCTGGGCAGACTACTTCGtcaggtgagggaggaagagattcaACAATAGGAACACAAAAAATCCTTATCTCTTACagcaatatataaatgtgtgtgcgtgtgtgtacttatatatacatatatatgtatgtatatgcatatttatatgcatatatgtatatatatgtatgtatgtatgcgcacacacacacacacacacacacacacacacacacacacacacacacacacacacacacacacacacacacacacacacacacacatatatatacatacatacatacatacacacaaatactatactatatatatgtgtgtgtgtgatcatcagcCTGTGTCACTTCACTGCAGGACTTTTTCTGTCTTGCCTTCTTTGTTTCCTGCCTTGGCCCCGAATTTCGTTACTTCGTcaagccatcttgtcattggtctggcccttgaccTCCTTATGTTATCCATatagtctgttactttctctgttaacctttccatccctctctaggcACTCATTCGTTTCCTTTCCGGTAATTTGGTTTTAATCCATTGCTTCTGACTCATAAGTCGTAACTGTGAGGACGCATTGGTTGAAAACTTTTCTATTTAAACATTATGGCAAGGAACCTCCTAGTGTGCTACTGCCTGCCGAAGGTGCTCTAGCCTACacatgcgtcgcttaatttcctcttcattggatgtgtttgtttgtatgagttgccctatCGCTTAGCCTGTACCTGTTCGAACTGAACGCTACTTTTGAACATGaccttagttttttttctgtgcaactttcagactttctctattcagataatttattaatTGCTGCAGTTCATTTGCCGACTCGTTGAAGAGAGCAATATTGCTGtaaatcttaaattgtttaggtgtttgtctcctattttgatggCATCTCCGTTCCATTCTATCTGTAAACAGTGTTGGCGAGATGGTGACGGCCTGCCTAACACCTTGattggcattttatcggtttccgcgtggagcttgatggtcactgtttcatctttgtatatgaaagatggaataatgcaataccgcattgatataggtgtataacaatcctccctgacctggcctcgaacctaggtcactccggctatgagaccggagggccagtactaaaccaaccataccacacgacccactaaaaggagtgtgcaactaggagctaactagcttccatagacattacctatctactcatacatgagtaatgatagcgaggttttacacacactccccgtgggcactcggtggaaattgatttagaaattcgaaaccgaagtcagatactgaggtatatatatgaaagatggaataatgcaataccgcattgatataggtgtataggtgtagataggtaatgtctatggaagctagttagctcctagttgcacactccttttagtgggtcgtgtggtatggttggtttagtactggccctccggtctcatagccggagtgacctaggttcgaggccaggtcagggaggattgttatacacctatatcaatgcggtattgcattattccatctttcatatatatacctcagtatctgacttcggtttcgaatttctaaatcaatttccaccgagtgcccacggggagtgtgtgtaaaacctcgctatcattactcatgtatgagtagataggtaatgtctatggaagctagttagctcctagttgcacactccttttagtgggtcgtgtggtatggttggtttagtactggccctccggtctcatagccggagtgacctaggttcgaggccaggtcagggaggattgttatacacctatatcaatgcggtattgcattattccatctttcatatatatacctcagtatctgacttcggtttcgaatttctaaatcaatttccaccgagtgcccacggggagtgtgtgtaaaacctcgctatcattactcatgtatgagtagataggtaatgtctatggaagctagttagctcctagttgcacactccttttagtgggtcgtgtggtatggttggtttagtactggccctccggtctcatagccggagtgacctaggttcgaggccaggtcagggaggattgttatacatctttgtatatgtatatatcttccaatattttataatatacttCCTCTACcccttgtcttcgaatagcttctaatactgctaGTATTTGTACAGAATTAAATGCCtattcgtaatcgatgaatgccatacacaggggtttcctatattaattcattttttctcttatttgggttcgTGTGTGGATTGTCGAGAATTCTCTGCGGAAACCTGCCTCTTATCTAGGCTGGTTAGGATCCAaagtgtcagagatgcgagttgtgatgacttttgtgaacttttgtaaataactgaatatctatctatctatcaaactatctatctataatatatatatatatatatatatatagagagagagagggagagagggagagagggagagagggagagagaaagggagaaggagagggagagagaaagggagaaggagagggagtgtgtgtgtgtgtgtgtgtgtgtgtgtgtgtgtgtgtgtgtgtgtgtgtgtgtgtgtgtgtgtgtgtgtgtatgtgtgcgtgtgtctgtgtctgtgtgtgtgcgcgcgcgtgtatgtgtgtatattatgttcatatatatataatatatatatgtgaacagaaacaaagacacagttCATGAAGTtatatagaaacagacacaaTATGTACtaaacgtaacgtttcgaattcgtTAAAAGTTTCTCTGCAGACGAAATAAAACAAGATATGGATACCAAgttacacacgcacccacgcatacACGGACGCACTCACgtgcacactcacgtacacacacacacacacacacacacacacacacacacacacacatatatatatgtacggtagTGAGTGACACTGTCATAGATATGatagtgagttgagaaccaccaacaatgattaccttaaCAACTACGCTGAAGCTGCAGGTTGCTGCAGCAAGAATTTATCAATACAACTGATAGTTCACGACAGATGTAGAATaagtctggcggaagtttagtcctactgaacaaacgacaaaaatagcattcctagttagatggaactgcgagcaaagaagaaaacttgggggcctttactttgcttacttgatagctcctgaccacatcccaaatatgactaGAAGGGtttcgtttcatgaatgaatgaatgatatgtgtgtgttatatatatatatatatatatatatatatatatgtgtgtgtatatttatatatttatatatatatatctatatatatatgtatatatttatatatttatatatatatatctatatatatatatatcacatatccaCATAGGCAAAGGTGAACCAAATTTTACATCGGAGACTTTGAAGTCTGCACCACTGTACGCCGGCAATACTGAATAAATAGTATGAATCCTAGAGGGATATTTTAAGCGACTGTGTGATTACGTGTTCAAAATGGCATTAACATCGTATTTTAAGTCTTCGGTATTATCTATCAAACATTAATCTTCATTATATTCTcaggaatataataatatattttgccACGACtggaaaagtataaaaaaaatcttatatatatcttcGACGAACAATATTCTCCCCGACGATTTCCTAACAGGTTTCTGGACGAATACGCAGCACAAGGAATCAACTACTGGGGCCTGACGACTCAAAACCAGCCAGTCGACGGGTACCTCCCCGGCTTCGGCTTCAACTGCATGGGCTGGACGGCGGAGGAGCAGCGCAAGTGGGTGGCGGAGAACCTCGGTCCTACGCTGCTGCAACATGGCTACGGAGACGTCAAGCTCATGATACTCGACGACCAGAGATACCAGCTGCCAGAGTGGGCTGAAAATGTATGGTGTTTTTATTGTGGTTTTCAGATATAACGGTTGTTTGGAGGGGGGTTAATGCATTTAGTGATATAAATTCAGAGTTACACCAGTTGCCAGTGCGCGCTCTAAATATATAGTGTTTTGGGTGGTCTTGCCCGATAGCTTTCATATAGCGAACTCTTT
The window above is part of the Penaeus chinensis breed Huanghai No. 1 chromosome 14, ASM1920278v2, whole genome shotgun sequence genome. Proteins encoded here:
- the LOC125032602 gene encoding rhodanese domain-containing protein CG4456-like, which produces MYCIMSTRVNGEMNRQDKVRGQGYGGMTGASRRTGGGRPKRAGKEMNRLARIPLMIQGQVRCMNKISLQSSYRFSSLPSLPNDIDFAELKKELDKDGVTLIDVRLPKELHENGMVPKSKNILLQALGVSILLPEEDFTDKFGFEKPDVDEPIVVMCLAGIRARTAQLAMIGAGYKNVRVYVGSYEDWLENGGPIVYPEV
- the LOC125032381 gene encoding lysosomal acid glucosylceramidase-like, producing the protein MRRRGLLALLLVLIRGFAAAEEPSLPCVPRDFDFGSVVCVCNATYCDTLPPPALPAVGEALVFTSDIEGARFLRTQLSFSDSQNGTGGDVARFALESTAFQTVVGWGGAFTDAAARNILDLSPDAQDRLLSSYFSASGLEYNLGRVNMGGCDFSWRTYTYADAEGDVELSTFALQPEDTDYKIPVIKRAEALAGRPLKLFASPWTAPKWMKTNNDYVGYGQLRQDMYQPWADYFVRFLDEYAAQGINYWGLTTQNQPVDGYLPGFGFNCMGWTAEEQRKWVAENLGPTLLQHGYGDVKLMILDDQRYQLPEWAENVLNDPVAAQYVDGVAVHWYTDQYTEPERLTRTHDLFPDFFILGTEACEGSLPFAVAVALGKWERLESYARYIIVDMNHWVTGWVDWNLALDMQGGPNWAENFVDAPIIVNKEADEFYKNPMFYAMGHFSKFVKEGATKLGLTSEDPKKLDATAFRNPDGSTAVVILNRSIKTIETIVETEDRGSLRLNVGPRSLQTVIFV